GGATCGGTAACGGTTTTGCCGGCGCCGGCCGAGCGAGCACTTCCGCCATGGATTCTCCAGATATTTGCTCAATGGCAAGCAATCTAACGTAAACGCGAATCGTTCTCAATCTGATTTATTGATAACCCGATAATCTCGCGGGATTTGTCGTTTTGCAGCACTTCGCTCGTCGATCATTGCCGGCGGCGCAACGAACGGCGGTACGATCCTGCGTTCGCCCCCCCGCTCCGCCCCCCGGGGCCCTTTCGAATTTTCTTGATCGTCCGTCGACCGATGCCCGCCGTGATCGCCTGCCTGCACACCGCCGCCAGCAACGTGCCGCTCTTCGAGCAAGCGGCCGCCGCGCTCGGCTTCGCCGCGGGCGCGCTCACGCACGCGGTGCGCCCCGATCTGCTCGCCGCCGCCGAGCGCGCGGCCGAGACCGCCGCCGGCGCGCTGCCCGAGCCGCTCGCCGCGCACACTCGCGCGGCGCTCGTCGCGCTTGCGCGCGACGCCGATGCCGTGGTGCTCACGTGCTCGACGCTCGGGCCGAGCGTCGATGCGCTCGCCGCGCCCCCGAAATCGATCGTGCGCGCGGACGCGGCGCTCGCCCGCGCGTGCGCGCGCGCCGGCGAGCGGATCGCCGTGCTGTGCGCGGCGCCGAGCAGCGAGCGGCCGACGCGTGCATTGTTCGAGCGGGAAGCGCGCGCGACGGGCGCGCGGATGGAGGTGCGAATCGTCCCGGACGCGTGGGCGCGATTTCATGCGGGCGATGCGGCCGGCTATCGCGCGCGGCTCGCGCGGGCGGCCGACGCCGCGTATGCGCAAGGCTACGATGTCGTCGCGTTCGCGCAGGCGTCGATGGCGATCGCCGCGCCTGACGTGACGCTCGGGCCGCCGCCGCTCACGGTGCCCCGCGCCGCGCTCGCGCGCCTCTTGCGAACGTGATGCGCGCGGCCGGGCGGCCAGCCGGCGCGCGCGTGCATGCGATCTGCCGGCTCGAGATTGCGGCTCGCGAGATTGCCGGCCCGATGACGCCCCGCCGCGAAGCCCGCCCGCGCGCGCGGCGCCCGCGAACGGCGGGCGGCTATCGCGCGGTGTAGCCCCCGTCGACGGGCAGCGCGACGCCGCTCACCATCGCGGCCGCGTCGCTCAACAGGAACAGGATCGGCCCGACGACGTCCGCGACGCTCGCGAAGCGCCCGAGCGGAATCGCCGCGAGCATCGGCCCGCTCGCGTCGGGATCGCTCCATGCGCGCTCGGCCATCGGCGTGAGCGTGACGGTCGGATTGACGCTGTTCACGCGAACCCCGTGCGGCCCGAGCTCGACACACAGCACGCGCGTCATCGCGTCGAGCGCCGCCTTCGACGCGCAATAGGCGAGATGCGACGGCAGCGCGACGAGCGCCGCCTGGCTCGACACGTTGACGATGCTGCCGCCCCGCCCCGCGCTGATCATCGCGCGCGCGACATGCCGCGCGACCAGCATCGCGCCGCGCGCGTTGACGGCCATCACGCGGTCGAATTCGTCGGCCGTCGCGTCGATCGCCGCGGCGAGGCTCGTCACGCCCGCGCAGTTGACGAGCCCGTCGAACGCGTCGCGCATCCGCTCGCCGGAAAACGCCGCGCTCACCGACGCATCGCGGCCGACGTCGAGCTCGAGCGGCTCGCAGCCCGTCTCGCCGGCCAGCCGATCGAGCTCGCGCACGTTGCGCGCGGCCGCGACGACGCGCGCGCCGCAGCCGCGCAGCGCGACGACCGCGGCGCGGCCGATCCCGCTCGATGCGCCCGTCACGAGGAACGACCGGCCATTGAAATCGAAAGCGACGCTCATGATGTCTGCAATCCGTGCATGAAGGGTTTGAGCGCCGGA
Above is a window of Burkholderia thailandensis E264 DNA encoding:
- a CDS encoding aspartate/glutamate racemase family protein is translated as MPAVIACLHTAASNVPLFEQAAAALGFAAGALTHAVRPDLLAAAERAAETAAGALPEPLAAHTRAALVALARDADAVVLTCSTLGPSVDALAAPPKSIVRADAALARACARAGERIAVLCAAPSSERPTRALFEREARATGARMEVRIVPDAWARFHAGDAAGYRARLARAADAAYAQGYDVVAFAQASMAIAAPDVTLGPPPLTVPRAALARLLRT
- a CDS encoding SDR family oxidoreductase, translating into MSVAFDFNGRSFLVTGASSGIGRAAVVALRGCGARVVAAARNVRELDRLAGETGCEPLELDVGRDASVSAAFSGERMRDAFDGLVNCAGVTSLAAAIDATADEFDRVMAVNARGAMLVARHVARAMISAGRGGSIVNVSSQAALVALPSHLAYCASKAALDAMTRVLCVELGPHGVRVNSVNPTVTLTPMAERAWSDPDASGPMLAAIPLGRFASVADVVGPILFLLSDAAAMVSGVALPVDGGYTAR